CGCTGGACGATCTGCGCGCCCACTACGACGCCATCGTCTTCTCGACCGGCGCCACCGACGACCGCGGCATGCACATCCCGGGTATCGATCTCGAGCGCAGCTACGGCGCAGGCGAGTTCGTCGCCTGGTACGACGGCCACCCCGACTTCTCGCGCACCTGGCCGCTGGAGGAGGAGAAGGTCGCCGTCATCGGCGTCGGCAACGTTGCGCTCGACGTGGCGCGCGTCCTCGCCAAGACCGGCGACGAGCTTCTCCCGACGGAGATCCCGGACAACGTCTACCAAGGCCTCAAGTCGAACAAGGCGATCGAGGTGCACGTGTTCGGTCGACGTGGTCCGGCACAGGCCAAGTTCACGCCGCTCGAGCTCAAGGAGCTTGATCATTCGCCGAACATCGAGGTGATCGTCGATCCCGAGGACATCGAGTACGACGAGGGCTCGGCCGTCGCTCGCCGCAGCAGCAAGATCACCGACCAGGTCGCGACGATCATCGAGAACTACGCGATCCGAGAGCCGAAGCAGGGCGCGATCCACAAGCTGTTCCTGCACTTCTTCGAGAACCCCGTTGAGGTCCTCGGTGAGGACGGCAAGGTTGTCGGTCTCCGCACCGAGCGCACCGAGCTCGACGGCACGGGCAATGTGAAGCCGACCGGTGCGATCCGCGAGTGGGACGTCACCGCCATCTACCGCGCGGTCGGGTACCTCTCGGACAATCTGCCGGGTCTCCCCTTCGACAGCCAGGCCGGCGTCATCCCGAACGAGGCCGGGCGAATCTTCGACGACGGCGCTCATCTGACCGGGCTGTACACGACCGGCTGGATCAAGCGCGGCCCCGTCGGTCTCATCGGCCACACCAAGGGCGACGCCAACGAGACCGTCGAGTGCATTCTCGACGACATGAAGGCCGGCTCGTTGAACACCCCTGCCACCCCTGCGGAAGACGCGATCGTCGCGCTGCTCGAAGAGCGCAAGATCCCGTTCACCACGTGGGACGGCTGGAACCGCCTCGACGAGCACGAGCGCGCGCTCGGAGCAGAGCAGGGCCGTGATCGCATCAAGGTCGTCGAGCGCCACGACATGCTGGCCGCGTCCGAACCTGACAAGGTCTGATCTGCACAGATGACAAAGGTCCGTCCCGAAAGGGACGGACCTTTTCTGTCGTCGCGGGCTACGGCTTCGGCTGCGAACGCTTCACGTTCTGCCAGTACCCTGCGTTGTTGAACGGGTTCTCGACCTGCTGGCCGATCGTGTAGCCGGAGATCGACGCGGGCCAGCAGCCCTTCCACTTGTCGTTCCACAGGATCGCGGTCTGGCCGGGCTTGAGCTCACCGGTCTTGGTCTTCTTGTCCTTGTCGGCCTTGACCCATCGGGTCGGTCCGCCGAACTCGGTGACGGTCACCCCGGTCATCGTCGAGCCGCCGATGTTCTTGACGCCCATGAAACGGTTCATCTGCCACACGGGGCCGTCGGACCAGTTGGGGCCCCAGAGCTTGAACGTACAGGTGACGCCGCCGATGATCTGGAGATCACCGGGGCCTGCGGCCTGAGCCGGAGCAGCGACAAGCGAGCTTGCACCGATTGCGCCCGCCGCGGCGATGCCGACGGCAGCACGTGTCAGGGTCTTCTTCATGAGGAATACCTTTCGTCTCGTCTGATAGAGCAACAGGTGGAAGCGTGTCCGCCCTTAACCGGTCTATCGGACCCCGCATACACAGGTGTTACGAAACTGTTCAGGTTTTCCTCAGGTGAGGCACGGATCAGGCCGGTGGCGGGCCCGGCCTGCGGGGCGGACCGGGATGCCCGCCCGCACCTGGCGGAGGCGGTGCGACAGGCCGCGGACCTGCGGGTCCTGTCGGTCCCGGGCGCGGTCCGCCCCGACGTCCCATGGGCGGACGTGGAGGCTGGCCCATGGGCCCGCCCCGTGGCATCGGCGGCCTGGTCGGTGCGGGCTGCGGACGCTTGACTGCGACCGTCGCCTGCGCGACGGTGGGCGGCGCTGTCGGCTCGGCCGCATCAGCGGCGAGCGGTTGAACGAGCTCTGCCGCACGCGTGGCCTTCTGGCGCGCGAGGTCGGTGGACGGGGCGG
This genomic window from Gordonia sp. PDNC005 contains:
- a CDS encoding FAD-dependent oxidoreductase, with the translated sequence MTDTNRPLRVAIVGAGPAGIYCADALMKSDTAGERGVSIDLYERMPAPFGLIRYGVAPDHPRIKGIINALHKVLDKPQVRLLGNIDYGTDITLDDLRAHYDAIVFSTGATDDRGMHIPGIDLERSYGAGEFVAWYDGHPDFSRTWPLEEEKVAVIGVGNVALDVARVLAKTGDELLPTEIPDNVYQGLKSNKAIEVHVFGRRGPAQAKFTPLELKELDHSPNIEVIVDPEDIEYDEGSAVARRSSKITDQVATIIENYAIREPKQGAIHKLFLHFFENPVEVLGEDGKVVGLRTERTELDGTGNVKPTGAIREWDVTAIYRAVGYLSDNLPGLPFDSQAGVIPNEAGRIFDDGAHLTGLYTTGWIKRGPVGLIGHTKGDANETVECILDDMKAGSLNTPATPAEDAIVALLEERKIPFTTWDGWNRLDEHERALGAEQGRDRIKVVERHDMLAASEPDKV